GAAACCCGATACACCCGGTACGGCACGCTGGCGTAGTAGTACACCGCGCCCGGATAGGCTTCGTTGAGCACTTGGTAGAAGGAAAGTCTGCCCAGTGGGCGTTGGTCGAACGCTCCGTGCTCGGCCTGGAACACCTCGAACTGGGGCTCCACATCCCGTAGAGGGTAAATCCATTGGGGGTGCTCGTTTTGGCTACCGGCGGCCCAGTTGCGCAATTCCCGCGGCACTTGGCCGGTGCGTTCCTCATGGCACCGTTCCATGAACCCCGCCGGCCATGCGATGGGCGAGCGGAAGGCCTCCCCGTTGGTCGCGTGGCCCAGCGCGGCCAACAAGCGGTCGTGCTCGCCAACTTGAGTGCGGGCTAGGCACAGCACATGGATGTATTGCAAGTAGCGGTTTTGCAAATACAGCGCGCTCTCGGCCGGGGGCCGGCGCAAGGCTTCCCCGGGATTGCGGAACAGGGTTTGGTCCTGCGGGTCGCCGGTGTTGACCACCAGCACATGGCCGTGGCCTTGCCGACCGATGCGGCCGATGCGTTGCAAGAACGCGGTCATGGTCGGCGGCACACCCACCAGCACGGCCACATCCAGGTGGCCAATGTCCAGCCCGGCTTCCAGCGCGCTGGTGCTGATGACCCCTTTAAGGCTGCCTTCGCTGAGGCGTTGTTGGATGAGGAAGCGATCCACGCTTTCGTAGCCGGCGCGATAGGGCAAAATGGGGGCGTGGGCCAGCACCGCGCTCACGCGGTCGATTTCCCGCATGGCCAGGGCGTCGTCCACTTCGTCGGGAGACCTGTTGGTGGTACGTTGTACGATCGCGGCCAGAATTTCGGCCTGCTTGCGGCTGTTGGTAAAGGCCAGGAAGCGGTGCTGTGTTCGGATGGCCAATCCTTGGAACAGGTTGCCCAGCGCGGCCAGCAGGTCCTGGCCTGAGGGCGGTTCCACCAGGTGAATGTGCA
This genomic window from Anaerolineae bacterium contains:
- a CDS encoding DEAD/DEAH box helicase, with product MQVPELLQELGWRTVHSETRPSREAHYAPVPEWLPSPVRNAARQQYPRGLFTHQVQALEAWHQGKHVALTTTTASGKSLVFFLAALALLTRDTNARVAVLYPLKALAREQARRWQGWLSQVGLPTGWVQRIDGDIRTEQREDVLREARIVLFTPDVVHAWLLLHVTKPAVMDFLRRLALIVVDEVHTYTGVFGSNAAYLFRRWRHLMRLIRDEERQWIAASATVREPENHLEQLFGLPFTLIDAAQDGSPQHPLHIHLVEPPSGQDLLAALGNLFQGLAIRTQHRFLAFTNSRKQAEILAAIVQRTTNRSPDEVDDALAMREIDRVSAVLAHAPILPYRAGYESVDRFLIQQRLSEGSLKGVISTSALEAGLDIGHLDVAVLVGVPPTMTAFLQRIGRIGRQGHGHVLVVNTGDPQDQTLFRNPGEALRRPPAESALYLQNRYLQYIHVLCLARTQVGEHDRLLAALGHATNGEAFRSPIAWPAGFMERCHEERTGQVPRELRNWAAGSQNEHPQWIYPLRDVEPQFEVFQAEHGAFDQRPLGRLSFYQVLNEAYPGAVYYYASVPYRVYRVS